Proteins from a single region of Thermosipho japonicus:
- the guaB gene encoding IMP dehydrogenase — MREALTFDDVLLVPGYSEVLPAQVDVTTRLTKRIRLKIPLLSAAMDTVTEAELAKAIAREGGIGIIHKNMTIEEQAHQVKIVKRTENGIIDDPVTILPNVTVEEADKIMAEYKIGGLPVVDENNKLLGLITNRDIRFERNPKRQVFELMTPKDKLVIAKKGISLEEARDILHENKIEKLPLINEDGTLAGLITIKDIKSVVEHPNASRDSKGRLLVGAAVGTSEDTLIRVEALVKAGVDVIVIDTAHGHSKKVIETLKMVKRGFPELQVIAGNVATAQATEELIKNGADAVKVGIGPGSICTTRIVAGIGVPQLTAIMDCVEVARKYNVPIIADGGIRFSGDIVKALAAGAETVMLGSIFAGTEEAPGETILYQGRKYKSYRGMGSLGAMSRGSADRYFQSGNQKFIPEGVEGMVPFKGNVKDVVYQLIGGLRSGMGYVGAANIKELQEKSQFIKITPASVKESHPHDIIVTKEPPNYWSKNI; from the coding sequence ATGAGAGAAGCATTAACATTTGATGATGTTTTGTTGGTACCAGGCTATAGTGAAGTTTTACCAGCACAAGTAGATGTAACTACTAGACTAACCAAAAGGATTAGGCTTAAAATACCACTTTTAAGTGCGGCTATGGATACTGTAACCGAGGCAGAACTTGCAAAAGCAATAGCTAGAGAAGGTGGAATTGGTATAATACACAAGAATATGACGATTGAAGAACAAGCACATCAAGTTAAAATAGTTAAAAGAACAGAAAATGGAATAATAGATGATCCAGTTACTATATTACCGAACGTAACAGTTGAAGAAGCTGATAAAATAATGGCAGAATATAAAATTGGAGGATTACCTGTTGTAGATGAAAATAATAAACTTTTGGGGTTAATTACAAACAGAGATATACGTTTTGAAAGAAATCCAAAAAGACAAGTGTTTGAATTAATGACACCAAAAGATAAATTAGTAATTGCAAAAAAAGGAATTTCACTAGAAGAGGCCAGAGATATTTTACATGAAAATAAGATTGAAAAACTTCCTCTTATTAATGAAGATGGTACCTTAGCAGGATTAATTACTATAAAAGACATTAAAAGTGTAGTTGAACATCCGAATGCTTCAAGAGATTCAAAAGGAAGATTATTAGTTGGTGCAGCAGTTGGAACAAGTGAAGATACACTTATTAGAGTTGAAGCATTAGTAAAAGCCGGGGTTGATGTAATAGTTATCGATACTGCACATGGCCATTCTAAAAAGGTAATTGAAACTTTGAAAATGGTAAAGAGGGGATTTCCAGAGCTTCAGGTGATTGCTGGTAATGTAGCAACTGCTCAAGCAACAGAAGAGTTAATTAAAAATGGTGCAGACGCTGTAAAGGTTGGAATTGGCCCAGGTTCAATTTGTACTACAAGAATTGTTGCGGGAATAGGTGTTCCACAGCTTACTGCAATAATGGATTGTGTAGAAGTTGCTAGAAAATATAATGTGCCAATTATAGCAGATGGTGGCATTAGATTTTCTGGTGATATTGTAAAAGCATTAGCTGCAGGTGCTGAAACAGTTATGTTAGGAAGTATATTTGCAGGTACCGAGGAAGCACCGGGAGAGACTATATTATATCAAGGAAGAAAGTATAAATCATATAGAGGCATGGGGTCTCTTGGAGCGATGAGCAGAGGTAGTGCGGATAGATATTTTCAAAGCGGAAATCAAAAATTTATACCTGAAGGTGTAGAAGGAATGGTTCCTTTTAAAGGTAATGTAAAAGATGTTGTCTATCAATTGATTGGCGGATTAAGATCAGGTATGGGATATGTTGGAGCTGCAAATATTAAAGAACTTCAGGAAAAATCACAATTTATAAAAATAACACCTGCCTCTGTAAAAGAAAGCCATCCACATGACATAATTGTTACTAAAGAGCCACCGAATTATTGGTCAAAGAATATATAA
- the aglB gene encoding cyclomaltodextrinase — translation MRHLFPIPSWVYDTVIYQIFPDRFFIGKGKTVEDKRHLYEKRGGKIEKWGVPPKRSDDGSHVKIFYGGDLWGISEKIEYLKDLGVNAIYLTPIFMAQSNHKYDTMDYFKVDPQFGGLKALKNLINNLHKNDMKLILDGVFNHVGKEHVLFRKALKGSKKYRNMFVFYENHYRGWWGTRSLPELVLEETFVKDYISEILWKYLELGIDGWRLDCGQDLGPEINRFITAKVKEFSSEKYVVSELWTYPSYWSMVDGIMNYHFRENVISYLNDKNPNCGFYLEKTYNETENIHACWNMLDSHDSERLFTVLRDKFQRKAAILLQFTYPGVPVVYYGTEIGIDGGNDPECRKTMEWDRKKWDNELREFYKKLINLRKKEPALRYGGFELLSNEPLIFMRKSQMVLDNIIVYVNKNDKEIEMVVNVPDGRILSGTEFIDLLSDEKFHVSGGTLKLYMKGRSFGVLKINNKIVRNYDQYKRIR, via the coding sequence ATGAGGCATTTATTTCCAATACCATCTTGGGTTTATGATACAGTAATTTATCAAATTTTTCCAGATAGATTTTTTATAGGAAAAGGAAAAACTGTTGAGGATAAACGTCATTTGTACGAAAAACGCGGAGGTAAAATTGAAAAATGGGGAGTTCCTCCAAAAAGATCAGACGATGGTTCTCACGTAAAAATATTTTATGGCGGTGATTTATGGGGGATTTCTGAGAAAATAGAATATTTGAAAGATTTAGGGGTAAATGCAATTTATTTAACTCCGATATTTATGGCACAGTCAAATCATAAATACGATACGATGGATTATTTTAAAGTTGATCCACAATTTGGAGGTTTAAAGGCATTAAAAAATTTAATAAATAACTTACATAAGAATGATATGAAGCTTATCCTTGATGGGGTTTTCAATCATGTTGGAAAAGAACATGTCTTGTTTAGAAAAGCTCTAAAAGGTAGTAAAAAGTATAGAAATATGTTTGTATTTTATGAGAACCATTACAGAGGCTGGTGGGGAACGAGAAGTTTGCCAGAACTTGTTTTAGAGGAAACATTTGTTAAAGATTATATTTCAGAAATTCTTTGGAAATATTTAGAGCTTGGTATTGATGGTTGGCGCCTTGATTGTGGGCAAGATTTAGGACCTGAAATAAATAGATTTATAACTGCGAAAGTAAAAGAATTTTCTTCGGAAAAATATGTTGTAAGTGAGCTATGGACATATCCGTCGTACTGGAGTATGGTTGATGGAATAATGAACTATCATTTCAGAGAAAATGTGATTTCATATTTAAATGATAAAAATCCAAATTGCGGATTTTATCTTGAAAAAACATATAACGAAACTGAAAATATTCATGCATGTTGGAATATGCTAGATAGTCATGATAGCGAAAGACTTTTTACAGTTTTAAGAGATAAATTTCAGAGAAAAGCTGCAATTTTATTGCAATTTACATATCCTGGTGTTCCAGTAGTTTATTATGGAACAGAAATAGGTATTGATGGCGGGAATGATCCAGAATGTAGAAAAACAATGGAATGGGATAGAAAGAAATGGGATAATGAACTAAGAGAATTCTATAAAAAATTGATTAATTTAAGAAAGAAAGAGCCGGCTCTAAGATATGGTGGATTTGAGCTTTTATCAAATGAACCGTTAATATTTATGAGAAAATCTCAAATGGTTTTAGATAATATTATTGTTTATGTAAATAAGAATGATAAAGAAATTGAAATGGTAGTAAATGTTCCTGATGGAAGGATATTAAGTGGAACGGAGTTTATTGATTTATTATCCGATGAAAAATTTCATGTTTCTGGTGGAACACTAAAATTATATATGAAAGGTCGCAGTTTTGGAGTGTTAAAGATAAATAATAAAATAGTCCGAAACTATGATCAATATAAAAGGATAAGATAG
- a CDS encoding class I SAM-dependent DNA methyltransferase: protein MMKSYEYYDRIAYMYDEMYNNKKWLTLRKAVEHYMDKTINMKNAKVLDVGSGTGYWLEYFLNKDFSVYALEPSAKMIEFAKEKFKDKVKYFNTTIENFDTYDKFDVLNIQGDVLSYVEDLDLVMKKLSNIINKDGLLFATVDSYYYMRKLVKKYGSRREMEIFEKYHITTVGSQYGVFNSRCFTLEDIKDLEKYGFQVLEIRGCGYSNNLEEEIEKSYNIVLGEHIYFSLRYLK from the coding sequence ATGATGAAATCATATGAATACTATGACAGAATAGCTTATATGTATGATGAAATGTATAATAACAAGAAATGGTTAACATTGCGAAAAGCTGTAGAGCACTATATGGATAAAACTATAAATATGAAAAATGCTAAAGTTCTTGATGTTGGAAGTGGTACAGGTTATTGGCTTGAATATTTTTTAAATAAGGATTTTTCTGTGTATGCTCTTGAGCCATCTGCAAAAATGATAGAGTTTGCAAAGGAAAAATTTAAAGATAAAGTAAAATATTTCAATACTACTATAGAAAATTTTGATACTTATGATAAATTTGATGTTTTAAATATTCAGGGGGATGTACTAAGTTATGTTGAAGACTTAGATTTAGTTATGAAAAAACTCTCTAATATTATTAACAAAGATGGATTGTTATTTGCGACTGTAGATAGTTATTACTATATGAGAAAGTTAGTGAAGAAATATGGAAGTAGACGTGAAATGGAAATATTTGAAAAATATCATATAACTACTGTTGGTTCACAATACGGCGTTTTTAATTCTAGATGCTTTACATTAGAAGATATAAAAGATCTTGAAAAATACGGTTTCCAAGTTTTAGAAATTCGTGGTTGTGGTTATTCGAATAATTTAGAAGAAGAAATTGAAAAGTCATATAATATTGTGCTTGGAGAACATATTTATTTTTCGCTGCGATATTTAAAATAG
- a CDS encoding DMT family transporter, translating into MITLSISFVKIIKLRQKGRVNIKVIISGIAMSVIFGLSFLFTKNALDFTTPYNFLSIRFLFASLSFLILFALKIIKIKNAKKLYKLLIVAFFQSILYFIFETNGLKFATSSEAGILIATIPIFITFLSPFILKEKVPKINYLFVFLSFSGVLLIMGLNVNEEFKGKILILFAVLSAVFYNFASKYSSKEFTPQEVTFVMMITGWVFFTILALINRELDYSVISNKNILSSAIYLGIFSSTIAFFLINYMLSKVSPVQSSIFSNLTTVVSVIAGFFIRNERITFNHIIGMSLIILGVWGVNYFKYRSEK; encoded by the coding sequence ATCATCACTTTATCTATATCTTTTGTTAAAATTATAAAATTACGACAAAAGGGGAGAGTTAATATAAAGGTTATAATATCGGGAATTGCGATGTCAGTAATTTTTGGACTTTCGTTTTTATTTACAAAAAATGCACTTGACTTTACAACTCCATATAACTTTTTATCAATAAGGTTTTTATTTGCATCTTTATCATTTTTAATATTATTCGCTTTAAAAATAATAAAGATTAAAAATGCTAAAAAATTATATAAATTACTTATCGTTGCGTTCTTTCAATCGATTCTATATTTTATTTTCGAAACGAATGGTTTAAAATTTGCTACTTCATCTGAAGCAGGAATTTTAATTGCTACAATACCAATTTTTATAACATTTTTATCACCGTTTATTTTGAAAGAAAAAGTTCCCAAAATAAATTACTTATTTGTATTTTTAAGCTTTTCTGGTGTACTACTAATAATGGGATTAAATGTTAATGAAGAATTTAAAGGAAAGATTTTAATCTTATTTGCAGTGCTTTCCGCTGTTTTTTACAATTTTGCTTCAAAATATTCTTCTAAAGAATTTACACCACAAGAAGTAACATTTGTTATGATGATAACTGGTTGGGTATTTTTCACAATTCTTGCTTTAATAAACAGAGAATTAGACTATAGTGTAATATCAAATAAAAACATTTTAAGTTCAGCTATATACCTGGGCATTTTTTCATCAACAATTGCATTTTTTTTAATTAATTATATGCTTTCAAAAGTCTCTCCTGTTCAATCATCAATATTTTCAAATTTAACTACTGTTGTCTCTGTTATCGCTGGATTTTTTATTAGAAACGAAAGAATAACTTTTAATCATATTATTGGAATGTCGCTAATTATATTAGGTGTTTGGGGAGTAAACTATTTTAAATATCGCAGCGAAAAATAA
- a CDS encoding SLC13 family permease translates to MIPKIISLVIFFLTYYLIIFGKGNKAVIAFSMGLLISLVKVSDTLRVSNVGSFIDFNTLGILLGMMIVVGILKTTGLFQAIAIYIVKKSNGNIVYIFVSTLLAVAILSSVLDNVTTLLLFSPIIIYICQEIEIKPETFLFPMIFAANIGGTATMIGDPPNILVGSASGTSFLKFLLVMIVPSLISLFLTILYFLYTHKELKLVKKDKLNRVMESDPKKAIVDYNLLKKGLLIFVLVIVGFFIHEYLDYEAALIALTGGAVMLMISKKDFDEISSEIEWDTLFFFVGLFAIVKALEDVHVIQDITNLIFNFTSHPYILILIVLWGAGILAAFMGAVPVVTIFIPIVKALTGTFPNSDLLWWALALGASFGGNGTISGAASNMVIVGMIENNFNRKIKFAKFMKLGMKIATLGLLVSSLYLYLLLKL, encoded by the coding sequence ATGATTCCTAAAATCATATCGTTAGTTATTTTCTTTTTGACATATTACTTAATTATTTTTGGAAAAGGTAACAAAGCAGTTATCGCCTTTAGCATGGGGCTTTTAATTTCCCTTGTTAAAGTTTCTGATACTTTGCGTGTATCTAATGTTGGAAGCTTTATAGATTTTAATACATTAGGCATTTTACTTGGAATGATGATAGTTGTTGGCATACTTAAAACGACTGGCTTATTTCAAGCAATAGCGATATATATAGTTAAAAAGTCAAACGGAAATATTGTGTATATATTTGTCTCTACATTATTAGCGGTTGCAATATTATCTAGTGTTTTAGATAACGTTACTACTTTATTGCTGTTTTCTCCAATTATCATATACATCTGTCAGGAAATTGAAATAAAACCAGAGACTTTTTTATTTCCAATGATCTTTGCAGCTAATATAGGTGGAACTGCTACTATGATAGGTGATCCACCAAATATCTTAGTAGGTAGCGCTTCTGGAACAAGTTTTTTAAAATTTCTACTTGTTATGATTGTTCCTTCATTAATTTCTCTTTTTCTAACAATTTTGTACTTTTTATACACTCATAAAGAACTCAAACTTGTAAAAAAAGATAAATTAAACAGAGTCATGGAATCAGATCCCAAAAAAGCCATAGTTGATTATAATTTATTAAAAAAAGGATTATTAATTTTTGTACTAGTTATAGTCGGATTTTTCATACATGAATACCTTGATTATGAGGCAGCTCTTATAGCCTTAACTGGTGGAGCAGTAATGTTAATGATATCAAAAAAAGACTTTGATGAAATTTCAAGTGAAATAGAATGGGATACACTTTTCTTCTTTGTTGGACTTTTTGCAATTGTAAAGGCTCTTGAAGATGTTCATGTTATTCAAGATATAACAAATTTAATATTTAATTTTACTTCACATCCCTATATTTTAATATTAATTGTACTTTGGGGAGCAGGTATATTAGCAGCTTTTATGGGAGCTGTACCTGTCGTAACTATTTTCATACCTATTGTAAAAGCACTAACCGGAACTTTTCCTAATAGTGATCTTCTATGGTGGGCCCTAGCTTTAGGGGCAAGCTTTGGTGGTAATGGTACTATTAGTGGTGCTGCATCAAATATGGTTATAGTTGGAATGATAGAAAACAATTTTAATAGAAAAATAAAATTTGCTAAATTTATGAAACTCGGTATGAAAATTGCAACATTAGGACTATTAGTATCATCACTTTATCTATATCTTTTGTTAAAATTATAA
- the hcp gene encoding hydroxylamine reductase, protein MFCFQCSEASKGIGCTTIGVCGKKPEVATLQDMLIWVTKGLSFWSLKAKDLGIKDDEANLFVAEALFATITNVNFSAERISKFIDRAIELRNRVREKFLKTYEEKYGKKFDEEVPEAAIWFENGGKVAYLKKGEQVGILSEENEDVRSLKEFLIYGLKGIAAYADHAYILKHTKDEILYFIEKGLVETLRKDITADELQALVLEAGKYAVEVMALLDQANTSTFGHPEITEVYTGTYNAPAILVSGHDLLDLEELLKQTEGTGIMIYTHGEMLPAHAYPKLKKYKHLAGNFGSAWWKQTKEFEEFGGAILMTTNCLVPPKDSYKDRVFTTGLVGFDGVTHIPNRVDGKPKDFTPVIKKALELGPIPERKGKKIVIGFARNQVEKVLDSVLKAVNEGKIKKFFVMAGCDGRAKEREYYTEFALKLPKDTVILTAGCAKYRYNMLDLGDIDGIPRVLDAGQCNDSYSLAVTALKLKEILKVDDINDLPIEYNIAWYEQKAVAVLLALLYLGVRKIKLGPVLPAFLSKNVLNVVAEKFNISTISTVEEDMKQMLA, encoded by the coding sequence ATGTTTTGTTTTCAATGTTCAGAAGCATCAAAGGGTATAGGTTGTACAACAATTGGTGTATGTGGCAAAAAACCAGAAGTCGCTACACTACAAGATATGTTAATTTGGGTTACTAAGGGGCTTTCTTTTTGGAGCCTTAAAGCTAAAGATTTAGGGATAAAAGATGACGAAGCAAATCTATTTGTTGCTGAAGCATTATTTGCAACAATTACTAATGTGAACTTTTCAGCAGAGAGAATTTCAAAATTTATTGACAGGGCAATTGAGCTTAGAAACAGAGTTAGGGAGAAATTTTTAAAAACATATGAAGAAAAATATGGAAAAAAATTTGATGAGGAAGTTCCAGAAGCAGCTATTTGGTTTGAAAATGGAGGAAAAGTTGCTTATCTTAAAAAAGGGGAACAAGTTGGTATTTTGTCTGAAGAAAATGAGGATGTAAGGTCATTAAAAGAGTTTTTAATCTATGGATTAAAAGGTATAGCAGCATATGCAGATCATGCTTATATATTAAAACACACTAAAGATGAGATTTTGTACTTCATTGAAAAGGGACTTGTAGAAACATTAAGAAAGGATATTACTGCAGATGAATTGCAAGCGCTTGTTTTGGAAGCTGGAAAATATGCAGTTGAAGTTATGGCATTACTTGATCAAGCAAATACTTCAACTTTCGGGCATCCTGAAATTACCGAAGTGTATACTGGAACATATAATGCACCTGCAATTTTAGTTAGTGGGCACGATTTGCTTGACCTTGAAGAATTACTCAAACAAACTGAAGGAACAGGTATAATGATTTACACTCATGGAGAAATGCTTCCTGCACATGCATATCCTAAGCTAAAAAAGTATAAACACCTTGCAGGAAATTTTGGTAGTGCATGGTGGAAACAAACAAAAGAATTTGAAGAGTTTGGCGGGGCAATTTTAATGACTACAAATTGTTTAGTGCCACCAAAAGATAGTTATAAAGACAGAGTATTTACAACAGGACTAGTTGGTTTTGATGGAGTAACTCATATTCCAAATAGGGTTGATGGCAAACCAAAAGATTTTACACCCGTAATTAAAAAAGCTCTTGAACTTGGTCCAATACCAGAAAGAAAAGGGAAGAAAATTGTTATAGGTTTTGCAAGAAATCAGGTAGAAAAGGTATTAGATTCAGTTTTAAAAGCTGTAAACGAAGGAAAAATAAAAAAATTCTTTGTAATGGCAGGTTGTGATGGAAGAGCTAAAGAAAGGGAATATTACACAGAATTTGCACTTAAATTACCAAAAGATACAGTCATTCTTACAGCAGGATGTGCAAAATATAGATATAACATGCTTGATTTAGGAGATATTGATGGAATTCCTAGAGTTTTGGATGCAGGACAATGTAACGACTCATACTCTTTAGCGGTTACTGCATTAAAACTTAAAGAAATATTAAAGGTAGATGATATTAATGACCTTCCGATAGAATATAACATTGCTTGGTATGAACAAAAAGCTGTAGCAGTGTTACTTGCATTACTTTATCTTGGAGTTAGAAAGATAAAACTTGGACCAGTACTTCCAGCATTTCTTTCCAAAAATGTTTTGAATGTTGTTGCAGAAAAATTCAATATTTCAACAATTTCAACAGTTGAAGAAGATATGAAACAAATGCTCGCATAA
- the nadX gene encoding aspartate dehydrogenase, with amino-acid sequence MKPLFLGFGNAANVILKELEGYIQDFYYFDEKNITNSKGKKLDRFFIPNDCSFVIECASVEAVKEYYREIIIANKDFYILSTGAFADENFRNAFFRLLENSTSKVYIPSGAIGGIDVINAIKKYIEKVVLRTRKPPKAFSRDDKEKVLIFSGDSIEAIKKFPKNTNVSVTLALSVGDFRKVHVEIYSDPNVKKNIHEVEVVSSVGNYKFIFSNNPSNNPKTSLLAPLSLAALIKKNFENVKIGG; translated from the coding sequence ATGAAGCCATTATTTTTAGGATTTGGAAATGCAGCAAATGTTATTTTAAAAGAGCTGGAAGGTTATATTCAGGATTTTTATTATTTTGATGAGAAAAATATCACAAATTCTAAAGGAAAAAAACTTGACAGATTTTTTATTCCCAATGATTGTTCATTTGTAATTGAATGTGCATCTGTTGAAGCGGTAAAAGAGTATTACAGGGAAATAATTATTGCAAATAAGGATTTTTACATTTTGAGTACAGGTGCTTTTGCTGATGAAAATTTTAGGAATGCTTTTTTTAGATTGTTAGAAAATTCAACTTCTAAGGTTTATATTCCTTCTGGAGCTATAGGTGGAATAGATGTAATTAATGCAATAAAGAAATATATTGAAAAAGTAGTTTTAAGAACTCGCAAACCTCCTAAAGCTTTTTCAAGGGACGATAAAGAAAAGGTGTTAATTTTTAGTGGAGATAGTATAGAGGCAATTAAGAAATTTCCAAAAAATACAAATGTTTCTGTTACCCTTGCTCTTTCTGTGGGAGATTTTAGAAAAGTTCATGTTGAAATTTATTCTGATCCGAACGTAAAAAAGAATATTCACGAGGTTGAAGTTGTGTCAAGTGTTGGAAATTATAAATTTATTTTTTCTAATAATCCTTCAAATAATCCAAAAACAAGTTTACTGGCTCCATTATCTCTTGCAGCATTAATAAAGAAAAATTTTGAAAATGTTAAGATAGGAGGATAA
- the nadA gene encoding quinolinate synthase NadA has protein sequence MQEKIRQLAKEKGYTILAHNYQMQEIQEIADYLGDSLQLARLATKLDTEKILFLGVDFMAETIKMLNPEKKVIVPVKAATCPMANSLEPEMIIEAKKKYNAPFVIYVNSTIKSKMYADVACTSANAVEIVKKLNSDIVLFGPDKNLAAYVARKTGKKVISVPGETGYCYVHNYIKIDDILKLKQKYPDAKVISHPEVSEEIQKISDYIGSTSQMEKIPGEVEDKTFIIVTEKDMVNKLKNKYKEKEFIPLYTAICNNMKKNTLKNVLKALENEEFEIEIDKEIADKAVLPIKKMFELMEA, from the coding sequence ATACAGGAAAAGATCAGACAGCTTGCAAAAGAAAAAGGTTATACAATTTTGGCACATAACTATCAAATGCAAGAAATACAAGAAATTGCAGATTACTTAGGCGATTCATTACAACTTGCAAGACTTGCTACTAAACTTGATACTGAAAAAATTTTATTTTTGGGTGTGGATTTTATGGCAGAAACTATAAAAATGTTAAATCCAGAGAAAAAGGTTATAGTTCCAGTGAAAGCTGCAACTTGTCCTATGGCAAATTCATTGGAACCGGAAATGATTATTGAAGCCAAGAAAAAATATAATGCACCATTTGTTATATATGTAAATAGTACAATAAAATCAAAAATGTATGCAGATGTTGCATGTACTTCTGCTAATGCAGTAGAGATAGTTAAAAAACTAAATAGCGATATAGTTCTTTTTGGACCTGACAAAAATCTTGCGGCTTATGTAGCCCGAAAAACTGGTAAAAAAGTTATTTCTGTGCCTGGAGAAACTGGCTACTGTTATGTGCATAACTATATAAAGATTGATGATATTTTAAAATTAAAACAGAAGTATCCTGATGCCAAAGTAATTTCGCATCCAGAGGTTTCTGAAGAAATTCAAAAAATATCTGATTATATAGGTAGTACTTCTCAAATGGAAAAAATTCCAGGAGAAGTTGAAGATAAAACATTCATAATTGTTACAGAAAAAGATATGGTTAATAAATTAAAAAATAAGTATAAAGAGAAAGAATTCATACCATTATATACAGCTATTTGTAATAACATGAAGAAAAATACACTTAAAAATGTTTTAAAAGCTTTGGAAAATGAGGAATTTGAAATAGAAATTGATAAAGAAATTGCAGATAAGGCAGTCTTGCCTATTAAAAAGATGTTTGAGCTAATGGAGGCATAA
- the nadC gene encoding carboxylating nicotinate-nucleotide diphosphorylase encodes MVEKIIEWIRKDEGLVDFSAYPLKGKVAKSIIILKDSAVLSGLELVKEVFRKFNIEFETSYEDGMYVNENSIIFTLRGDAYNLLVIERSVLNLLSLMSGVATKVAKLSKKAKEYNIIIAATRKTIPFVGDLQKIAVLHGGGNTHRLNLSDTVMIKDNHKKIYKGIKNAVEAVKVIKSFTSKIEVEVEDFEELKECLDLEVNIIMLDNFSPEDIKEAIKIIKEKRKDIIIEISGGINEKNLDKYLIKGVDVISIGKLTSEVQYVDFSMEVID; translated from the coding sequence ATGGTAGAAAAGATTATTGAATGGATAAGAAAAGATGAAGGTCTTGTTGATTTTTCAGCGTATCCTTTAAAAGGAAAAGTTGCAAAATCTATTATAATTTTAAAAGATTCTGCGGTTTTGTCAGGGCTTGAACTTGTAAAAGAAGTTTTTAGAAAATTTAATATTGAATTTGAAACAAGTTATGAAGATGGAATGTATGTAAATGAAAATAGTATAATTTTTACATTAAGGGGAGATGCTTATAACTTATTGGTAATTGAGAGAAGTGTACTAAATCTTCTTTCACTTATGAGTGGTGTTGCAACAAAAGTAGCTAAGTTGTCTAAAAAAGCAAAAGAATATAATATTATAATTGCTGCTACAAGGAAAACTATACCTTTTGTTGGAGATTTGCAAAAGATTGCAGTTTTACATGGCGGAGGTAATACTCACAGATTGAATCTTTCTGATACTGTAATGATTAAAGATAATCATAAGAAAATATATAAAGGTATAAAGAATGCTGTAGAGGCCGTAAAAGTTATAAAGTCCTTTACATCAAAAATAGAAGTAGAAGTTGAGGATTTTGAAGAATTGAAAGAATGTCTTGATCTAGAAGTAAATATAATTATGCTTGATAATTTCTCGCCTGAAGATATAAAAGAAGCTATTAAAATTATTAAAGAAAAAAGGAAGGATATAATAATAGAAATTTCGGGTGGAATAAACGAGAAAAATCTTGATAAATATTTAATAAAGGGTGTTGATGTTATTTCAATAGGGAAATTAACCAGTGAAGTTCAATATGTTGATTTTTCTATGGAAGTCATTGATTAA
- a CDS encoding transporter substrate-binding domain-containing protein, translating into MKLPQNLQKYLGVNPEFKIVDKFSKYFENTIFNSIDMIADIITITEERSKTLTMIKFVEIVEILIGRKGEEITNIKDLVGKKIITFENFTYFKTLQKILNENNIDYDISNVTIKNNKLAYINKSKVSNEQVEILLIKRNINYSPYFLYLQLIENKADFTIIDSFSFVQKYFNTLFMKQNLKPIFPLTKEVEYLSFCFPKDATLLSSQFEKPLDYYKNSGKFDKLFKKYFNISYYEYLSIIGLIK; encoded by the coding sequence ATGAAATTGCCACAGAATTTGCAAAAATATCTTGGAGTAAACCCTGAATTTAAAATAGTTGATAAGTTTTCAAAATATTTTGAAAATACAATTTTTAATTCCATTGATATGATCGCTGATATTATTACTATAACTGAAGAAAGAAGTAAAACTTTAACTATGATCAAATTTGTTGAAATTGTTGAGATATTAATTGGCAGAAAAGGCGAAGAAATTACTAATATCAAAGATTTAGTTGGTAAAAAAATAATTACTTTTGAAAACTTTACTTATTTTAAAACTCTACAAAAAATATTAAATGAAAACAATATCGATTATGATATTAGTAATGTTACAATCAAGAATAATAAACTGGCTTATATTAATAAAAGTAAAGTTAGCAATGAGCAAGTTGAAATATTATTAATAAAAAGAAATATAAATTATTCACCATACTTTTTATATTTACAACTCATTGAAAATAAAGCAGATTTCACTATTATTGATTCTTTTTCTTTTGTTCAAAAATATTTTAATACTTTATTTATGAAACAAAATTTAAAACCTATATTTCCTTTGACAAAAGAAGTTGAATATCTTTCTTTTTGTTTCCCAAAAGATGCTACATTACTATCATCTCAATTTGAAAAGCCTTTAGATTATTACAAAAATAGTGGAAAGTTTGATAAGCTATTTAAAAAGTATTTCAATATAAGTTATTATGAATACTTAAGCATAATTGGACTGATAAAATGA